One genomic segment of Gossypium arboreum isolate Shixiya-1 chromosome 3, ASM2569848v2, whole genome shotgun sequence includes these proteins:
- the LOC108465116 gene encoding uncharacterized protein LOC108465116, which yields MSNLAKLELAALDISGKNYLSWVLDVEIHLDDKGLGNTIVENKEASNQDKAKAMIFIRHHLHEGLKVEYITVKDPLELWKNLKERFDHQKIVILPKAHYDWMHLRLQDFKTVSEYNSELFKISSQLKLCGENITDKDLLEKTFSNFHATNVLLQQQYLAEQNNELLMENYGIRPTSTAPLPEVNVVVNSNYGNEKYKGCDCGRGRGRSGGRGRGRTSNRYHGVHNSGISNH from the exons atgtcaaatcttgCCAAACTTGAATTGGCCGCCCTAGACATCTCAGGCAAAAATTATTTGTCATGGGTGTTAGATGTTGAAATTCACCTAGATGATAAAGGTCTAGGGAATACTATAGTAGAAAATAAAGAAGCATCTAACCAAGACAAGGCAAAAGCAATGATTTTCATCCGCCATCATCTACATGAAGGATTAAAAGTGGAATATATCACTGTGAAAGACCCTCTTGAGttgtggaaaaatttgaaagaaagatttGACCATCAGAAAATAGTGATCCTCCCTAAAGCTCATTATGATTGGATGCACTTACGGCTGCAAGATTTTAAGACTGTAAGTGAATACAATtcagaacttttcaaaattagttctCAATTGAAATTATGTGGAGAGAACATAACTGATAAGGATTTATTAGAGAAAACCTTTTCAAACTTTCATGCTACTAATGTGCTCCTGCAGCAGCAATACC TGGCTGAACAAAATAATGAGTTGTTGATGGAAAATTATGGTATTCGTCCCACTAGTACTGCACCACTCCCTGAAGTGAATGTTGTAGTAAACAGTAACTATGgaaatgaaaaatataaaggTTGCGATTGTGGTCGTGGTCGTGGACGTAGTGGGGGACGTGGTCGAGGACGTACTAGTAACCGCTATCATGGTGTTCATAATAGTGGTATTTCTAACCACTAG